The Candidatus Binatus sp. genomic sequence CGCTGACGTAGCCGCCGCCAAACACCGTCACGTCGAGCCGGCCCGGATCCTGAACCGAGAAGAATCCCGGGTAGTAGTTGTTGAAGAATTGAGCACGCGCGGCGGGTGCCACCGCGACGATGCCGACAATCACGATCGAGGCGGCCGCAAGGCACAGGGGGACTATTCTTTTTATCTGCACGTTCGGCACCTCCACCATCACCTCGCACCCGGTTGAATTGGACTGCAAACGGGGCATCCGGGTGAGGGTGCGCCACTTGCGCCCGGCATCGCCCCAGCGAAGCCGGAAGTCGCGCCCGCGCCGCCGCCGTACGACGCCGCGCCGGTCATCGCGAGCGGACCGGGCGGTACCGGCGAGAACTGGCACGGGACGGTGGCTTCATAGCCCGCGCCGACATCTTCGCCGGCGTTTGGAGCGGCGCTCGATGCGAGATTCACCGTTCCTTCATAGACGGAGACGTCGGTGTAGCGGGAGCATCCGTCGTAGAACGGCCGCACCGCGCCTTCGCTGTATGCGGTGTCGAAGCGGGTGCCGCGAACTGCCGCAACCGCGTTTGGCGTATGCACTTCGTAAGCGGCCGCGGCGCCACCGGTCGCGTTGACGATCGATCTGAGGACTCCGGAGAACAGGCTCACGTGAGTCGCCGGCGCGCCTGCGCCGCCCAGTTGGTCGATATTGATCGCGCTCGCGGGGCCGAGTTCGAGCCGGCTCTGATCGCTCAGCACGATCCCCGCGTGACCGTCGAGGCCGGTGACCACCCGGTCGCCAACATTCACCGCGGTGCCCGCGGTCGCAGCCGACGTCGCGCCGCCGCGCTGAAGCTGGACTTGGCCGGTGGCGACGGTGATCGAGCCTGCCGCGGCCTGGGCAAATGCCAACTCTGGTGCTGCCAATGAAAGAGCGCTCAACCACACAACCGCGGCGCCAAGCACACTGAGCAGATGGGTTCGACTTCTTTGCGTCATCGAATGGGCGCTCCTTCGCACCAGCGCAATCTCTAATTGCGGGCATCGTACATTGTCGAACCATAAAACGTAAGTGCTGGTATGAAAGAAAAGGGCGCGAGTGGCGATACCTCGCGCCCGAGAGATCCGGATCGAATTGAGCCTGCGACGCGGCTAGCGCTTCGAGTATTGCGGCCGCTTGCGCGCTTTGTGATGCCCGTACTTCTTGCGCTCGACCTCGCGCGAATCGCGAGTCAGCATCCCGCCTTTGCGCAGCGGCGGGCGCAGCGTCTCGGTCCCTTTCACCAAGGCTCGCGAGATTCCATGACGCACCGCGTCGGCCTGCGCCGCGATCCCGCCACCCACGACACTGACGAGCGCGTCATATTGCCCGACCGTCTCGGTGACTTCGAACGGCTCGAGAATGCGCATCCGCGAAGTAGGGCGCGGGAAGTAATCCTCGAGCGTGCGCTCATTGATGACGATAGTGCCGGTGCCGGGAAACATCCGCACCCGCGCAATTGCAGTCTTGCGCCGGCCCGTTGTCCAGATGATGTTTTTCTTTTCTGCCATGTGACCTTTGAACAGCCTCGATCAGAGGGTGATGAGATTGGGTTTTTGCGCGGCGTGCGGATGCTCCGCGCCGCGATACACCTTCAGTTTGTTGAACATCTGATGCCCCAGCCGATTCTTCGGCAGCATCCCCTTCACCGCCATCTCGATCATTCGCTCGGGCTTGTTATCGAGCATCTTGCCGGCCGAGGTGGTGCGAATGCCGCCGGGCCATCCGGTGTGCCGATAGTAAATCTTGCCGACTAGTTTGGCGCCGGTCAGCTTCACTTTCGCGGCATTGACGATGACGACGAAATCGCCGGTGTCCTGGTGGGGCGTGAAATCCGGGCGGGTCTTGCCGCGCAGCAGGCTTGCTGCGCGCGAGGCGACGCGGCCGAGCGCGTGCTCACTGGCATCGATTACGACCCAATTGCGGTCGCGCAGTCCGCTCTCGCGAGAGATGCTGCGGGTTTGTTCGGTCAGCTTCAACTTCGTTCACCCAATAGATAAAGATTTGGCGGGGCCGATGGGATTTGAACCCACGACTTCCGACGTGACAGGCCGGCGTTCTAACCGGGCTGAACTACGACCCCGCCTGAACCATCCTTTGTTACATTTTTGCGCCCGCGGAGCAACCAAGGCGGAAGCGCATTACTGGCTTAATTTGGGCTTGAGTGT encodes the following:
- a CDS encoding FecR family protein yields the protein MAFAQAAAGSITVATGQVQLQRGGATSAATAGTAVNVGDRVVTGLDGHAGIVLSDQSRLELGPASAINIDQLGGAGAPATHVSLFSGVLRSIVNATGGAAAAYEVHTPNAVAAVRGTRFDTAYSEGAVRPFYDGCSRYTDVSVYEGTVNLASSAAPNAGEDVGAGYEATVPCQFSPVPPGPLAMTGAASYGGGAGATSGFAGAMPGASGAPSPGCPVCSPIQPGAR
- the rpsI gene encoding 30S ribosomal protein S9, which encodes MAEKKNIIWTTGRRKTAIARVRMFPGTGTIVINERTLEDYFPRPTSRMRILEPFEVTETVGQYDALVSVVGGGIAAQADAVRHGISRALVKGTETLRPPLRKGGMLTRDSREVERKKYGHHKARKRPQYSKR
- the rplM gene encoding 50S ribosomal protein L13, coding for MKLTEQTRSISRESGLRDRNWVVIDASEHALGRVASRAASLLRGKTRPDFTPHQDTGDFVVIVNAAKVKLTGAKLVGKIYYRHTGWPGGIRTTSAGKMLDNKPERMIEMAVKGMLPKNRLGHQMFNKLKVYRGAEHPHAAQKPNLITL